The Persephonella sp. KM09-Lau-8 nucleotide sequence AACAGGTTTTTTTAATATCTATCTGCTCTAAAACTGAAGCAAAAACAGCTGGGTCAACATTTTCCAGGGCAAAAAATTTGGGACTGTTTTTAAGGTTATAATTCAGGTCTGTTAAGCTTTCAAAAAGCATTTTAGCTCCAAGTGATGAACCACCTATCCCTATAAGAACAAAATACTCAAAATTTTCCCTTATATGCTGTGCATAATCTTTTATTTCCTGTGTATCCTGATAAGGAAGCTTACAAAAATAAAATTTTCTGTCTTTTTCCCTCTGGATTATTGAATGGGTTTCAACAACAAAATGTCTAAATGATAAGAGTTCTTCTCTGAGAATACCATCTCTTTCTCCGATAACCTCGGCCATCACATTGGTGTAGTCAATTCTTATCAATTTGGCCTCCCCTACATATATTTTTTCAGCACTTCAGGTATTTCAAAATCTCCGTCCTTAGTCTGATAATTTTCCATTATGGCAAGGAGTGTTCTACCGACGGCAAGGCCTGAGCCGTTTAATGTATGGACAAACTGATTTTTACCCTCTTTATCTTTATATCTGATTTTTGCTCTTCTGGCCTGAAAATCCTCTGTATTTGAACAGGATGATATTTCCCTGTATCTATTCTGGGAAGGTATCCAGACTTCTATATCGTATGTTTTAGCAGCTGAAAATCCTAAATCTCCTGTGCAAAGCTCAACAACTCTGTAAGGAAGTTCCAACAATTGCAATACCTTTTCTGCCTCATTAACAAGCTTTTCCAATTCAAGATATGAATCCTCCGGTTTGACTATTTTTACCAGCTCAACCTTATCAAACTGGTGCTGTCTGAGAATACCCCTTACATCTTTACCGTGTGAGCCTGCTTCTCTTCGGAAACAAGGGGTATAGGCTGTGTAATACTTAGGTAAATCTTCTTCCTTCAATATCTCATTTGCATGAAGGTTTGTAAGGGAAACCTCTGCTGTTGGCAAGAGATATAAATCTTCATCACATATCTTATATAAATCTTCCTCAAATTTTGGAAGCTGACCTGTTCCTGTGAGTATCTCAGGTTTTACCAGAACTGGAGACCATACTTCTGTGTAGCCGTGCTCTTTTGTATGAAGGTCAAGCATAAAGTTTATTAAGGCTCTTTCTAATCTGGCAGCCTTATCATACATAACTGTAAATCTGGAGCCTGAAAGCTTTGCACCCCTTTCAAAATCCAGAATTCCTAACTTTTCTCCTATCTCCCAATGGGGAACAGGCTCAAAATCAAATTTTCGTGGCTCGCCCCATCTGCGAACTTCAACATTATCCTCTTCATCTTCACCGACAGGAACAGTAGGATGGGGAATATTAGGAATACTAAGCAGTAGTCTGTTGAACCTGCTTTCTATTTCTTTTAACTCTTTTTCCAGCTGCTCTATCTTTTTATTTTTTGCATGGACTTCTTCTTTTGCTTTCTCGGCTTCTTCTTTTTTACCTTCCCTAAATAACTGACCTATTTCCTTTGAAAGCTTATTTTTCTCTGCTTTTAATTGTTCTACTTCTTTTATTATGCTTCTTCTTTCCTCATCAATATCAAGAAGCTCATCAATCATTTTTGCATAAACTTTATCCCTTGTGGCAAGTCTTTCTTTTACCTGTTCAGGATTTGTTCTGATAAGCTTTATGTCCAGCATGATCTCTCCTACTTGGCATAAATATCATTTAATTTTTTAAGGATTCTTTCCTTAAGAGGAAGACCTTTCTCTGCCTCTTTCATCAAAGACTGAACATTATTTTTCAGTTGTATACATTCTTCAAACGGTAGTTGTTCATCAACACATCTATTGTCAACAACCCTTTCTGCAAATTCCAGATATTGTATGGCCTTTTGATACTCTCCTTTTGACATGGCATCTTTGGCAGCATCTTCAAGAACTTTTTCATATTTAGGGTCTATTTTCAGATGATAATTTATTTTTAAGCCTTCTATAAAGTAATCTGCAGCAGTTCTGATATCTCCTTCATCTGCGGCTTTCATAGCTTTTTTAAAGTATATCTTTGCCATATCTGTAAAGTATTTTTTCTCTTCAGGAGTGAGGGTGGCCGCTTTTTTCAGGTCTTCTATTGCTTCATCGTATTTGCCTATAGCTTCATAGGCTTTTGATCTTAAATAATATCCATCTACCAGATATTTATTGTCCTCAAGAGCTTTTGTAAGATTCTCAATTGCGGCTTCATAGCTTTTTGCATTCAGGAATATCTTCCCAAGGTTATAGTAATACTTGTAATCTCCACCTGTTGTAACTTTGTTGAGATATTCCATAGCCTTCTGGTCATTGCCCCTCTGTATCTCTATCTGGGCAAGATATGAATAAACTTCTTTGAAATTAGGATTAAGCTGGGCTACTTTTAGAAAATCTTCTTCAGCTTCATCAAGCCTGTCAAAATAAAGATAAACCTTGCCCCTTTCAAAATAGGCCTCCCAGTAATCTGGCTTTAACTCAATAGCCTGTGTAAAGTCTCCAATTGCTGTTTCAATTACTTCATCGTTAAGGTCGGTTGTGGCTACTTTCCCCCTCCAGAAATGAACTTCAGGCATATCAGGTGCTTGCAGTAATGCATCATCCAGATAAACCTGAGCCATTTCATAATTTTCACTGTTATAGGCCAGTTTAGCCTTTTCAATAAGCTGAATAACATCTACAGATGCCATATCTCATCCCTCCATTTAAATAAAGGAAAACTGATATAATTTTACTACTATCCTTCATAAAAGATAAATATAATGAAAAAAGATATAATCACCATACTTGCTGTTTTTGCAATAACCATCTCAATTTTTTTATTAATAGGTCTGACAATCTCCTTTTTCTGGCAAAAAAGAGCTATTATTGCAAAACATTATGGTATTCAGCTTGAGGATGACTGTAGTCTTTACTTTGGGGAGCTTCACTGTGGATTTATAAATGCAAAGTCAGAAAATAAATTTGATCTTTCAATAAAAAATTTAGATGCATATTTTAGTCTATTAAATTTAATACGACGAAAACCATTTGTTGAACTCTATATAAAAAATGCAGATATCTCAGCTATAATCCAAAAGGAAGGTAGAAAAACTCAAAAAATCCAAAAAAATCCATTTAAATATATATTTTTTACACTGTATTTTATAAAATCAGATATAGATAATCTAAATCTAAAAATCCTGTTTTCAAATAAAAAAAGCCTAAAGATCAAAGATTTTTCACTGGAAAATAGTTTTAATGAATTTTCAACAAAAAAACCATTTTTTGTAATATTCGATGGTCTGACTGCAAAATTTGAGGAGATTTCAGGGTCAATTGAGCCGGAAAGTATTTCAATAGATAATGGGGTTGCTTATATAGACAAAGGAAAATTTATCTTCAATGGAAATTTTAACTATAAAGGAGACTATAGTTTTACAGGGAATTACAAAGGTAAAAAGCTTGTTTTACAAAATTTAAGCCTGAAAGGCTGCAATATATCCTTTAGTGTAAGCCAGCAGGGAACAAAAAAAGCTGGTAATCTTAATTTTTCCTTTGACCAGATTACCTACCAAAAAAACAATATAGATAACATAACTGGAAAATTAAATTATTCTGGTGAAGAAAAGCTAAAAGGTAGATTTACCTTAAATATATCACGTCTCATAAGTGGGAATCTCAAAATATCTGATATTTCTCTATCTCAGAATTTTGATTATTTATTGAAAAATCATGTCTTTGTCTCTTCAGGGAATGGATATATAAAAAGTGTAAAGGTAAAAAATTTTTTAATTCCTGAAATAAAATCTGTAATTAAACTATCTCTGAAAAACAAAAAAATCCATATAACTGGAAATGCTTCTTCCAAAAACCTGAAGCTATCCTTTGACTACAAAAACAGTCGTATCAAAATTTCCCTGAACAAAACAAAACTTTCTGATTTTTATGCTTTTTTAGGGAAACAGATACCTGTAGAATCACTCATTACCGGAAATATCCAGATAAATCTAAAAAATAACCTGACCACAGCCAACTTTAACCTTGATTCTCCTAATATCTATGGAATTCAGTATGACAAAGGCAGCATATACTCTGAAATAAAAAACAAATCCCTTGCAGGCATATACACCCTAAAACTTGAAAAGCAGGATGGTTTTGCTTTTCTCAATGGTAGTTTTAATAAAAACTATCTGGAAGGAAATTTCTCATTTGAAAATCTAAATTTATATCAGCTAACTTTCGGTGAAAAATTCAAATTCGGTGGAATTCTTGATGGAAATGGACATTATTCAGGGGTTTTGCCGGATATAAACATAAATCTTTCTGGAATAGCACAGGAATTTTATTACGATAAAATTAAACTTAATCAGGTTTCCTATTTGATAAACTACTTACCGCAGGAAAAGAAGCTTGATATTTCTTTTGCTAAAGACAACCAGCTTGATGGAAAACTGAATATTGCATTTTTACCATTCCAGTTAGAGCTTGAAATAAAAGCCAACAATGCAGACTTAAGACCTATAAATCCATTTTTAACAGAAAAACTGCCTGCTGTATTTTCAAACATAAAGCCTGAACGGATATCCGGTAATCTACTTTTCTCAATTATAGAGAAAAAATGGAAGTTAGAATATAACTTTTTGGAGGGTTTGGTTTTTATCCCTGCAACTGAAAGCAAACTCCATTTCAGTTCAAAAGGACAGCTATCTCCATCTGATATAAAAATTCAGGCATTAATCCACGGAAAAAATGTAAAACTCAAAGAATACACTGTCCAATCTATAAAAGGTCTGTTCCATATAAAAAACAAAAATGGATTTTTAAACCTTC carries:
- the serS gene encoding serine--tRNA ligase — its product is MLDIKLIRTNPEQVKERLATRDKVYAKMIDELLDIDEERRSIIKEVEQLKAEKNKLSKEIGQLFREGKKEEAEKAKEEVHAKNKKIEQLEKELKEIESRFNRLLLSIPNIPHPTVPVGEDEEDNVEVRRWGEPRKFDFEPVPHWEIGEKLGILDFERGAKLSGSRFTVMYDKAARLERALINFMLDLHTKEHGYTEVWSPVLVKPEILTGTGQLPKFEEDLYKICDEDLYLLPTAEVSLTNLHANEILKEEDLPKYYTAYTPCFRREAGSHGKDVRGILRQHQFDKVELVKIVKPEDSYLELEKLVNEAEKVLQLLELPYRVVELCTGDLGFSAAKTYDIEVWIPSQNRYREISSCSNTEDFQARRAKIRYKDKEGKNQFVHTLNGSGLAVGRTLLAIMENYQTKDGDFEIPEVLKKYM
- a CDS encoding tetratricopeptide repeat protein; amino-acid sequence: MASVDVIQLIEKAKLAYNSENYEMAQVYLDDALLQAPDMPEVHFWRGKVATTDLNDEVIETAIGDFTQAIELKPDYWEAYFERGKVYLYFDRLDEAEEDFLKVAQLNPNFKEVYSYLAQIEIQRGNDQKAMEYLNKVTTGGDYKYYYNLGKIFLNAKSYEAAIENLTKALEDNKYLVDGYYLRSKAYEAIGKYDEAIEDLKKAATLTPEEKKYFTDMAKIYFKKAMKAADEGDIRTAADYFIEGLKINYHLKIDPKYEKVLEDAAKDAMSKGEYQKAIQYLEFAERVVDNRCVDEQLPFEECIQLKNNVQSLMKEAEKGLPLKERILKKLNDIYAK
- a CDS encoding translocation/assembly module TamB domain-containing protein: MKKDIITILAVFAITISIFLLIGLTISFFWQKRAIIAKHYGIQLEDDCSLYFGELHCGFINAKSENKFDLSIKNLDAYFSLLNLIRRKPFVELYIKNADISAIIQKEGRKTQKIQKNPFKYIFFTLYFIKSDIDNLNLKILFSNKKSLKIKDFSLENSFNEFSTKKPFFVIFDGLTAKFEEISGSIEPESISIDNGVAYIDKGKFIFNGNFNYKGDYSFTGNYKGKKLVLQNLSLKGCNISFSVSQQGTKKAGNLNFSFDQITYQKNNIDNITGKLNYSGEEKLKGRFTLNISRLISGNLKISDISLSQNFDYLLKNHVFVSSGNGYIKSVKVKNFLIPEIKSVIKLSLKNKKIHITGNASSKNLKLSFDYKNSRIKISLNKTKLSDFYAFLGKQIPVESLITGNIQINLKNNLTTANFNLDSPNIYGIQYDKGSIYSEIKNKSLAGIYTLKLEKQDGFAFLNGSFNKNYLEGNFSFENLNLYQLTFGEKFKFGGILDGNGHYSGVLPDININLSGIAQEFYYDKIKLNQVSYLINYLPQEKKLDISFAKDNQLDGKLNIAFLPFQLELEIKANNADLRPINPFLTEKLPAVFSNIKPERISGNLLFSIIEKKWKLEYNFLEGLVFIPATESKLHFSSKGQLSPSDIKIQALIHGKNVKLKEYTVQSIKGLFHIKNKNGFLNLQAKGLSNFDKSILDANTRFNLKSQTIDGKASLILEKNGFQNNLKVTFAGNLKEIKGKLTEEGKQGKNVSIKTTVNFKLKTDKQFVNLNISSDKFAVMLPEDLNIHLMNLKGSLIVPVKNPKQFEGSLNLQKFAISQKYLYFFDSSAVNMSIKNGVITAQPISFAGIIKGKINRFIFKPLDSYMEINSEGTINRDFLSVFLKYVNTSGDLQYSFDFSGKLQNFVKNAKIKIYSKDLGVKTAYTIGILRVKDALISMDNGKIKISISGKSPNVSLGESFFNINGNGYLPKNIFRVNIDSQFLPVKYMNILSGNINTALKIKSFEKNRDTYYKITGKITATGRLKLEKEMQNQFKKEETPESQQKNFLKKILLDVGLESYIPVYIYGSWGKAYGEFKLKLTGTAAKPVINGNLSIIYGEIFFMRNKYNIDFANIKFINSEPYISARISTSIAETFIFIDVTGSLYQPKINFSSSPPKSKDEILSILLLRDTPSALENMPIFQTIGKIIYALLPFKSKNQRGLFNTGFEINILPQYSPSTGISASIFAKRSITRRIFVALSKPLGEIEEEKMVGWYSFGFKIKERSSFQYKWFETGNQEFDIVFNFPFDF